A genome region from Trichosurus vulpecula isolate mTriVul1 chromosome 5, mTriVul1.pri, whole genome shotgun sequence includes the following:
- the LOC118851376 gene encoding tubulin alpha-1C chain-like — translation MENLNRLISQIVSSITASLRFDGALNVDLTEFQTNLVPYLHIHFPLVTYAPVISAEKAYHEQLTVAEITNASFEPANQMVKCDPRHGKYMACCLLYRGDVVPKDVNAAVATIKTKRSIQFVDWCPTGFKVGINYQPPTVVPGGDLAKVQRAVCTLSNTTAVAEAWAGLDHKFDLMYAKRAFVHWYVGEGMEEGEFSEAWEDTAALEKDYEEVGADNADGEDEGEEY, via the coding sequence ATGGAGAATCTGAATCGCCTTATTAGCCAAATTGTGTCCTCCATTACTGCCTCTCTCCGTTTTGATGGTGCCCTGAATGTTGATCTGACAGAATTCCAGACCAACCTGGTGCCCTATCTCCATATCCATTTCCCTCTGGTCACATATGCTCCAGTCATCTCTGCTGAGAAAGCTTACCATGAGCAGCTGACTGTAGCAGAGATCACCAATGCTTCTTTTGAGCCTGCCAACCAGATGGTGAAATGTGACCCTCGCCATGGTAAATACATGGCTTGCTGCCTGCTCTACCGTGGTGATGTGGTTCCCAAAGATGTCAATGCTGCTGTTGCCACCATCAAGACAAAACGTAGCATCCAGTTTGTGGATTGGTGCCCAACTGGCTTCAAGGTTGGCATCAATTACCAGCCTCCCACTGTGGTTCCTGGTGGTGACCTGGCCAAGGTACAGCGGGCTGTGTGCACGTTGAGCAACACTACAGCCGTTGCTGAGGCCTGGGCTGGCCTAGACCACAAATTTGATCTGATGTATGCCAAGCGTGCCTTTGTCCATTGGTATGTGGGGGAGggcatggaggaaggagagtTCTCTGAGGCATGGGAGGATACGGCTGCCCTGGAGAAAGATTATGAGGAGGTTGGAGCAGATAATGCTGATGGGGAAGATGAAGGCGAGGAATATTGA
- the LOC118851377 gene encoding galectin-1-like — translation MAGECGGGKEMLATHLDLQPGVCINIVGDIPPDAKDFRIELGKDLANIGLHFNPRFKYAKDTKIIAYNSRNDYIWGNEVKVKKFPFVPGSTAEINITFEGKQFKLKLPDGSEYTFPNRLNLESINFLGITHDFNLRSLSFQ, via the exons aTGGCTGGGGAGTGTGGGGGAGGCAAG GAAATGCTTGCCACTCACTTGGACCTGCAACCTGGTGTCTGCATAAATATAGTGGGAGATATTCCACCTGATGCCAAGGA CTTTAGAATTGAGCTGGGCAAGGACTTAGCTAACATTGGCCTCCACTTCAACCCACGCTTCAAATACGCTAAGGATACCAAAATCATCGCCTACAACTCCAGGAATGATTACATATGGGGCAACGAAGTAAAAGTGAAAAAATTCCCCTTTGTGCCAGGGAGCACAGCAGAG ATTAACATAACCTTTGAAGGGAAGCAGTTTAAACTGAAGCTGCCTGATGGCTCCGAGTACACTTTTCCTAATCGTCTGAACTTAGAATCAATCAACTTCTTGGGAATCACTCATGACTTCAACCTCAGATCATTGTCCTTCCAATGA
- the LOC118851453 gene encoding galectin-1-like, which yields MNKSSYHELELKRLQLQPGARIKVKGYIHSAAERFAINLGKDEDNIILHFNPRFNYATDRKIIVCNSKHEGHWAAEQRITNFPYEHMRTIDVYFDFEGERFKITLHNGYEFTFPNRLNLHQIDYIIIYGDFLVRKVDFE from the exons ATGAATAAGTCTTCGTACCAC GAATTGGAGCTTAAACGGTTGCAGCTCCAACCTGGAGCTCGTATAAAAGTAAAGGGATATATACATTCTGCTGCTGAAAG GTTTGCCATTAACCTGGGCAAGGATGAAGACAACATTATCCTGCACTTCAACCCACGCTTCAACTATGCTACAGATCGGAAAATCATTGTCTGTAACTCAAAGCACGAGGGCCATTGGGCTGCAGAACAAAGGATCACCAACTTCCCCTACGAGCATATGCGCACAATTGAC GTGTACTTTGACTTTGAAGGAGAGCGGTTTAAAATCACGTTGCATAATGGCTATGAGTTTACTTTCCCCAATCGCCTCAACTTACATCAGATAGACTACATAATAATTTATGGTGACTTCCTTGTCAGAAAGGTGGATTTTGAATGA